DNA sequence from the Terriglobia bacterium genome:
ACGGGCGAGGGAGGGATCCTGGTCACGGCCGACGAGAGGATCGCGCGCCTCGCGCGGAGCCTCAGGAACCAGGGGCGGAGCGAGATGGGCGCCTGGCTCGAGCACGAGCGGCTCGGGTTCAACTACCGGATGGACGAGATGAGCGCGGCCTTGGGCGTCTCGCAGCTCAGGCGGCTCGAGAGCCACGTCGCCAAGCGCGCGCGCGTCGCCCGGATGTACGGCGAGCGGCTCGCCGGCCTCGACTGGGTGCGGCCGCCCATCGTCCGCCCCCACGTCAGGATGAGCTGGTTCGTGTACGTGGTCACGCTCGAGGAGGGGCTCGACCGGGGGCCGGTGATGGCCGCGGTCGAGGCGCGGGGGGTCCCGGTGAGGGCCTATTTCAGCCCGATCCACCTCCAGCCTTACATCCTGGGGGAGGTTGGGCTAGAATCCGCCGACCTGCCGGTCACGGAGGCGGTGGCCCGGAGGACGATCGCGCTCCCGTTCCACAACAACCTCACCGAGGGGGAGGTGGAGCGGGTCGTCGAGGCGGTCGAGGAGGCGGTCACGGAGGTCCATGGCTCCCGTTAGCGCCGTGAGGCGCGCCGCAGAGCGGGTCTGGGCGTCCAACACGGCTC
Encoded proteins:
- a CDS encoding DegT/DnrJ/EryC1/StrS family aminotransferase, whose product is MSAPDLDESDVKAVLEVLPTGRLSIGPKIEEFERAVAEYAGVPHAVAVSSGTAALHLAVKGLGIGPGDEVLVPSFTFAASVNAILYERGTPVFVDVEPDTYNLDPADLERKVTPRTRAIMAVDVFGHPVEWDAVLAVARRHALAVVDDSCEALGAEYRGTRLGRFGDAAAFAFYPNKQITTGEGGILVTADERIARLARSLRNQGRSEMGAWLEHERLGFNYRMDEMSAALGVSQLRRLESHVAKRARVARMYGERLAGLDWVRPPIVRPHVRMSWFVYVVTLEEGLDRGPVMAAVEARGVPVRAYFSPIHLQPYILGEVGLESADLPVTEAVARRTIALPFHNNLTEGEVERVVEAVEEAVTEVHGSR